The Methyloferula stellata AR4 genome includes a window with the following:
- a CDS encoding acyl-CoA dehydrogenase, producing MIYHAPVAEILFAMLHEAGLDRGIEDGLYADLADGFAEATLTEAGRLAEHLLLPLDRIGDREGARLIGGQVRTPEGWPAAYAQWAQAGWNRVSGPLEHGGFGLPILLNAACIEIWTAANMAFGLCPLLTIGAIEALRVHGSPELQALYLPRLVAGTWTATMNLTEPQAGSDLSGLKTRAVPEADGSYRIFGSKIFITFGDHDMAENIVHLVLARLPDAPEGTRGISLFLVPKFLADADGSLGARNDLRCISLEHKLGIHGSPTCAMVFGEKEGARGWLIGEPHRGLACMFTMMNNARLNVGMQGVAIAERATQLALYHARERRQGRAPGEKSDAMSEIIRHPDVQRMLMTMKALVLAARAICLMTADSIDRSQREPDVEKRKKASERAGLLTPLAKAFSTDIGNEVASLGVQVHGGMGYIEDMGAAQLMRDVRIAAIYEGTNGIQAMDLVLRKLPLSGGEAMRAELADMREIIAALESINAEAFGAMPIRLGEAVASLERAVDFMRANLETRPKDILAGASPFLRLFGLARGGTALARGALSAHRLMSRGASDPLLAARIALARFFAENIATGASGLERNITEGAGSVHAAADAFAL from the coding sequence ATGATCTATCACGCGCCGGTCGCGGAAATCCTCTTCGCCATGTTGCATGAGGCGGGCCTCGATCGCGGTATCGAAGACGGGCTTTACGCCGATCTCGCCGATGGTTTCGCCGAAGCGACGCTGACCGAGGCCGGACGTCTCGCCGAACATCTGCTTTTGCCGCTCGATCGCATCGGCGACCGGGAGGGCGCGAGGCTTATAGGCGGCCAGGTCCGCACGCCGGAGGGTTGGCCGGCCGCCTATGCGCAATGGGCGCAAGCGGGTTGGAACAGGGTCAGCGGCCCGCTCGAACATGGCGGCTTCGGCCTGCCCATTCTGCTCAACGCGGCCTGTATCGAGATCTGGACCGCCGCCAATATGGCTTTCGGTCTTTGTCCCTTGCTGACGATCGGCGCGATCGAAGCGCTCCGGGTTCATGGCTCGCCGGAGTTGCAGGCGCTTTATCTGCCGAGGCTCGTCGCAGGCACCTGGACCGCGACGATGAATCTGACCGAGCCGCAGGCGGGCTCCGACCTTTCAGGTCTCAAAACCCGCGCGGTGCCCGAGGCCGATGGCAGCTATCGAATCTTCGGCTCCAAGATCTTCATCACCTTCGGCGATCACGATATGGCTGAAAATATCGTGCATCTCGTCCTGGCGCGTCTGCCCGATGCGCCGGAGGGCACGCGCGGTATTTCGCTGTTTCTCGTGCCGAAATTTTTGGCTGACGCCGATGGATCGCTCGGCGCGCGAAATGATCTGCGCTGCATCTCGCTCGAACATAAGCTCGGCATCCATGGTTCGCCGACCTGTGCCATGGTGTTCGGCGAAAAAGAAGGCGCGCGCGGCTGGCTGATCGGCGAGCCGCATAGAGGCCTCGCCTGCATGTTTACGATGATGAACAATGCGCGGCTGAATGTTGGCATGCAGGGCGTTGCGATCGCCGAGCGCGCGACGCAACTGGCGCTTTATCACGCGCGCGAACGCAGGCAGGGCCGCGCGCCCGGCGAAAAGTCGGATGCGATGAGCGAGATCATCCGGCATCCGGATGTGCAGCGCATGCTGATGACCATGAAGGCTTTGGTTCTGGCGGCGCGCGCCATCTGCCTCATGACGGCGGACTCGATCGACCGGTCGCAGCGCGAGCCAGATGTGGAGAAACGCAAAAAGGCCTCCGAGCGCGCCGGCCTGCTGACGCCGCTCGCGAAAGCTTTTTCAACCGACATAGGCAATGAGGTGGCCTCGCTCGGTGTGCAGGTTCATGGCGGCATGGGCTACATCGAAGACATGGGCGCGGCTCAATTGATGCGCGATGTCAGAATTGCCGCCATCTACGAAGGCACCAATGGCATTCAGGCAATGGACCTCGTTTTGCGCAAATTGCCGCTTTCGGGCGGTGAGGCCATGCGCGCCGAATTGGCCGATATGCGGGAGATCATCGCCGCCTTGGAGAGCATCAACGCGGAGGCTTTCGGCGCAATGCCGATTCGGCTTGGCGAAGCGGTCGCGTCTTTGGAACGGGCCGTGGATTTCATGCGCGCCAATCTCGAAACACGGCCGAAAGACATACTCGCCGGCGCTTCGCCTTTTCTGCGGCTGTTCGGCTTGGCACGGGGCGGCACGGCGCTCGCGCGCGGGGCTCTTTCCGCGCATCGCTTGATGAGCAGGGGAGCGAGCGATCCATTGCTCGCCGCGCGCATCGCCTTGGCGCGATTCTTCGCTGAAAATATTGCGACCGGCGCGTCCGGCCTTGAGCGAAATATCACCGAAGGCGCCGGCTCGGTCCATGCCGCGGCCGATGCCTTTGCACTGTGA
- a CDS encoding SOS response-associated peptidase: protein MCGRFAITSTPQAVRLFFGYTDQPNFPPRYNIAPSQPVPIIRHERNISGAMERRFVLARWGFLPGFVKDPKGFPLIFNARSETLLQKASFKNAVKRRRCLFFADVFYEWRPGHKTIPPQPFLIRRQDRTLMAFAGLWETWMGPNGEELDTACIVTTAANGATAAIHPRLPAVLEQKSFDLWLDNETERVDDALRLLRPPENDVLEFFEIGPGVNKVANDTPDIQEPAAPSATPAPAKPQKRDVPEQGSLF, encoded by the coding sequence ATGTGTGGACGCTTCGCCATTACCTCGACACCCCAGGCCGTCAGGCTGTTCTTCGGCTATACTGATCAGCCCAATTTTCCTCCCCGCTATAACATCGCGCCCTCCCAACCGGTTCCAATCATTCGTCATGAACGAAACATTTCAGGCGCGATGGAGAGGCGTTTCGTTTTGGCACGCTGGGGTTTTCTGCCGGGTTTTGTGAAGGACCCGAAAGGCTTTCCGCTGATTTTCAACGCCCGCAGCGAGACGCTTCTGCAAAAGGCGAGTTTCAAGAACGCGGTCAAACGGCGACGCTGTCTTTTCTTCGCGGATGTCTTCTACGAATGGCGGCCGGGCCATAAGACAATTCCGCCGCAGCCTTTTCTCATACGCCGGCAGGATCGAACGCTCATGGCCTTCGCCGGTCTCTGGGAGACATGGATGGGCCCAAACGGCGAGGAGCTGGACACGGCCTGCATCGTCACGACCGCGGCCAATGGCGCGACCGCTGCGATCCATCCGCGCCTGCCGGCGGTGCTTGAGCAAAAGAGTTTCGATCTCTGGCTCGACAATGAAACGGAGCGGGTGGACGACGCGCTGCGTCTTCTACGTCCGCCTGAAAACGACGTGCTCGAATTTTTCGAGATCGGCCCGGGCGTCAATAAGGTGGCAAACGACACGCCGGATATTCAAGAGCCGGCTGCGCCGAGCGCTACGCCCGCTCCCGCGAAGCCGCAAAAGCGCGACGTGCCGGAGCAGGGGAGCTTGTTCTAG
- a CDS encoding L-threonylcarbamoyladenylate synthase: protein MTLVITLDDQNRKTALAEAARILLSGGTVAFPTETVYGLGADATSAEAVARIYAAKGRPSFNPLIAHVANLEAARQQGLFSTEAEALAKAFWPGPLTLVLPLAGSATVCGLARAGLDSVALRVPDHPVAQALIAAVGRPLAAPSANRSGHISPVTAAHVFTDLNGAIDMILDGGPTLVGLESTIVACLDDTPRLLRPGGIARENIEAVLGRPLKEAASSATPAAPGMLASHYAPRAQLRLNAAARAEDESGLDFGGTFASSPDVLDLSPRGDLIEAAAHLFDYLHKLDAAGKPVIAVAPIPHHGLGEAINDRLARAAAPR, encoded by the coding sequence ATGACTTTAGTCATCACGCTCGACGATCAGAACAGAAAGACCGCGCTTGCCGAGGCTGCGCGGATTTTGCTGAGCGGCGGTACCGTCGCCTTTCCGACAGAGACCGTCTATGGCCTGGGTGCGGATGCAACCTCTGCCGAAGCCGTTGCACGCATCTATGCGGCGAAAGGCAGGCCTTCCTTCAATCCGCTGATCGCGCATGTCGCAAACCTTGAGGCCGCGCGGCAACAAGGGCTGTTTTCAACAGAGGCGGAGGCGCTTGCCAAAGCGTTCTGGCCTGGGCCTCTCACTCTGGTTTTGCCTTTGGCCGGAAGCGCCACGGTCTGCGGCCTCGCGCGCGCGGGCCTTGACAGCGTTGCACTGCGCGTTCCCGATCATCCCGTTGCGCAAGCGCTGATCGCGGCCGTGGGGCGCCCGCTCGCCGCGCCCTCCGCCAATCGATCGGGCCATATCAGCCCCGTGACGGCGGCCCATGTTTTCACGGATTTGAATGGCGCAATCGACATGATCCTCGATGGCGGACCGACCCTTGTCGGCCTCGAATCGACCATCGTTGCTTGCCTCGACGACACACCGCGTCTGCTGCGGCCGGGCGGAATCGCACGGGAAAATATCGAAGCCGTCTTGGGACGGCCCTTGAAAGAGGCCGCGTCATCGGCGACGCCGGCCGCGCCGGGCATGCTGGCCTCGCATTATGCGCCTCGCGCGCAATTGCGTCTCAACGCTGCTGCGCGGGCCGAAGATGAAAGCGGCCTCGATTTCGGCGGCACCTTCGCGTCAAGCCCGGATGTGCTCGACCTTTCGCCGCGCGGCGATCTCATCGAGGCCGCCGCGCATCTGTTCGATTATCTGCATAAGCTCGATGCAGCGGGAAAGCCCGTCATCGCCGTCGCACCCATCCCGCATCACGGGCTCGGCGAGGCGATCAACGACCGGCTCGCGCGGGCAGCGGCACCGCGGTGA
- a CDS encoding electron transfer flavoprotein-ubiquinone oxidoreductase yields the protein MAETRPHLPARESMDFDVVIVGAGPAGLAAAIRLKQLSPDISIVVVEKGSELGAHILSGAVIDPVGLDRLLPDWRDDKACPLKTKVADDRFYLLGATWSFRLPNAVLPKLMGNHGNFIGSLGDLVRWLGARAEALGVDIYPGFAAVEVLYGDDGEVRGIATGDMGIARDGHLKDSFVRGMELRGKYTLFAEGARGSLTKQLIATFGLDEGHEPQKFGIGLKELWQVEPARHKPGLVQHSFGWPLDGETGGGSFLYHFGEGLVSVGFVVHLNYKNPTLSPFDEFQRFKTHPLIAPTFEGGTRLSYGARAITEGGYQSVPTLSFPGGVLIGCAAGFVNVPRIKGSHNAILSGMLAAEHVTDALKAGRANDKIATYEEAWRASDIGRDLFKVRNAKPLWSKFGTYAGIALGGLDMWTNQLFGFSLFGTLKHDGADYESLTPLSAAHALTYGKPDGVRSFDKLSSVFISNTNHEEDQPVHLHLMDPSIPIEMNLPNYGEPARLYCPAGVYEVLYGNEAAKADPRFVINAQNCVHCKSCDIKDPAQNIVWLPPEGGGGPNYRGM from the coding sequence ATGGCCGAGACGCGTCCGCATCTGCCTGCGCGCGAAAGCATGGATTTCGATGTCGTGATCGTCGGCGCAGGCCCGGCGGGCCTTGCCGCCGCGATCCGCCTGAAGCAGCTTTCGCCCGACATCAGCATTGTCGTCGTCGAAAAGGGCTCCGAGCTCGGTGCCCATATTCTGTCCGGCGCGGTGATCGATCCGGTCGGCCTCGATCGGCTCCTGCCGGATTGGCGCGACGACAAGGCCTGCCCGTTGAAGACAAAGGTCGCGGACGACCGTTTTTATCTTCTGGGCGCCACCTGGAGTTTCCGGCTGCCCAATGCCGTGCTGCCGAAACTGATGGGCAACCATGGCAATTTCATCGGTTCGCTCGGCGATCTCGTGCGCTGGCTCGGCGCCCGCGCCGAAGCGCTAGGCGTCGATATTTATCCGGGCTTCGCGGCGGTCGAAGTGCTTTACGGCGATGATGGCGAGGTGCGCGGCATCGCGACGGGCGACATGGGAATCGCGCGGGACGGGCATCTCAAGGATTCCTTCGTGCGCGGCATGGAGCTTCGCGGCAAATATACGCTTTTCGCAGAGGGCGCGCGCGGCTCGCTGACGAAGCAGCTCATCGCGACATTCGGGCTCGACGAGGGCCACGAGCCGCAGAAATTCGGCATCGGACTGAAGGAGCTTTGGCAGGTCGAGCCGGCGCGGCACAAGCCTGGCCTCGTGCAGCATTCCTTCGGCTGGCCGCTCGATGGCGAGACGGGCGGCGGCTCGTTTCTCTATCATTTCGGCGAGGGGCTCGTCTCGGTCGGCTTCGTCGTGCATTTGAATTACAAGAACCCGACGCTCTCGCCTTTCGACGAGTTCCAGCGCTTCAAGACGCATCCTCTGATCGCACCGACCTTCGAAGGCGGGACGCGGCTTTCCTATGGCGCGCGTGCGATCACCGAAGGCGGTTATCAATCCGTGCCAACTTTAAGTTTTCCAGGCGGCGTTTTGATCGGCTGCGCTGCGGGCTTCGTCAATGTGCCGCGCATCAAGGGATCGCATAATGCGATCCTCTCCGGCATGCTCGCGGCCGAGCATGTGACCGACGCCTTGAAGGCCGGCCGCGCCAACGACAAGATCGCCACTTATGAAGAGGCGTGGCGGGCATCCGACATCGGCCGCGACCTGTTCAAGGTGCGCAATGCCAAGCCGCTTTGGTCGAAATTCGGCACCTATGCCGGTATCGCGCTCGGCGGGCTCGACATGTGGACGAACCAGCTTTTCGGCTTTTCCCTCTTCGGCACGCTCAAGCATGACGGAGCCGATTACGAGTCCTTGACGCCGCTTTCGGCCGCGCATGCTCTGACCTATGGCAAGCCCGATGGTGTCCGCAGCTTCGACAAGCTGTCATCGGTTTTCATTTCGAACACCAATCATGAGGAGGACCAGCCGGTCCATCTGCATCTGATGGATCCCTCCATTCCGATCGAGATGAACCTGCCGAATTACGGCGAGCCGGCGCGGCTCTATTGCCCGGCGGGCGTCTATGAAGTGCTCTACGGCAACGAGGCCGCGAAGGCCGATCCGCGCTTCGTCATCAATGCGCAAAACTGCGTCCATTGCAAAAGCTGCGATATCAAGGACCCGGCGCAAAACATCGTATGGCTGCCGCCGGAAGGCGGCGGCGGGCCCAACTATCGCGGGATGTAG
- a CDS encoding tautomerase family protein, with amino-acid sequence MPLVRVSILKGKPPEYRHAILNNIYQAMREAFNVPEEDRFMTLTEHEESDFVFSPTYLDISRTSDLIMIQITANNTRTLDQKKALYARIAELLVKNPGVRPEDILINLVEVAKENWSFGHGIAQYA; translated from the coding sequence ATGCCTTTGGTCCGCGTATCCATTTTGAAGGGTAAGCCGCCGGAATACCGGCATGCCATTTTGAACAATATCTATCAAGCCATGCGCGAGGCCTTCAACGTGCCGGAGGAAGACCGCTTCATGACCCTGACCGAGCATGAGGAATCGGATTTCGTTTTCAGTCCGACCTATCTCGATATTTCGCGCACATCCGATTTGATCATGATTCAGATCACGGCCAATAATACGCGCACGCTCGATCAGAAGAAAGCGCTTTATGCGCGCATCGCGGAATTGCTCGTGAAAAACCCTGGCGTGCGGCCTGAGGATATTCTCATCAATCTCGTCGAAGTCGCGAAGGAGAATTGGTCCTTCGGGCACGGCATCGCGCAATATGCGTGA
- a CDS encoding FAD-binding oxidoreductase, whose protein sequence is MAQTALSLAPDLLQRFAAIAGEAHVLTRDADMAPYLCEPRELYRGRALCVVRPASTQEVAAIVALCNETGTSLVPQGGNTGLVGGQTPDTSGHEIVLSLTRLNRLRELDLASNTMIVEAGMILANVQAEADRADRFFPLSLAAEGSCTIGGNLATNAGGTAVIAYGSARDLVLGLEVVLADGRILSDLSKLRKDNTGYDLKHLFMGSEGTLGIITAAVLKLFPKPRAIETAFVGLASPEAALDLLSLTRAMAGPALTTFELISARAFDFVLRHGESVRPPLQDGHAWYVLLELTSPNAHGLSESMLALLEAASAQGTIENAAVAATLDQRQDFWRLRELIPDVQKREGGSIKHDVSLPISAVPTFLKEVDSAVTAAMPGARLVPFGHLGDGNIHCNVSQPEGADKAAFLARWAEINAIVHAVVTAHRGSISAEHGIGQLKRDLLPSVKDPVALDLMRVLKKTLDPKGILNPGKVL, encoded by the coding sequence ATGGCCCAAACAGCGCTCAGCCTCGCACCCGACCTTCTCCAGCGCTTTGCCGCCATCGCCGGCGAGGCCCATGTGCTAACGCGTGACGCAGACATGGCGCCCTATCTCTGCGAGCCGCGCGAGCTTTATAGAGGCCGCGCGCTTTGCGTGGTACGGCCCGCTTCGACGCAAGAGGTCGCCGCCATTGTCGCGCTTTGCAATGAGACCGGGACAAGCCTCGTGCCGCAAGGCGGCAATACCGGGCTTGTCGGCGGCCAGACGCCCGACACAAGCGGCCATGAGATCGTGCTGTCGCTGACGCGCCTCAACAGGTTGCGCGAGCTCGATCTGGCCTCCAACACGATGATTGTCGAAGCCGGCATGATCCTCGCCAATGTGCAGGCAGAGGCGGATCGCGCCGACCGCTTTTTCCCGCTGTCGCTCGCGGCTGAAGGCTCCTGCACGATCGGCGGCAATCTTGCGACAAATGCCGGCGGCACGGCGGTGATCGCCTATGGTTCGGCGCGCGATCTTGTGCTCGGCCTCGAAGTCGTGCTCGCCGATGGGCGCATCCTGTCCGACCTCTCGAAGCTCCGCAAGGACAATACGGGCTACGATCTGAAACATCTTTTCATGGGATCGGAAGGCACGCTCGGCATCATCACCGCCGCGGTGCTCAAACTCTTTCCGAAGCCGCGCGCGATCGAAACGGCCTTCGTCGGCTTGGCCAGCCCCGAGGCGGCGCTCGATCTTCTGAGCCTCACCCGCGCCATGGCCGGCCCGGCACTCACCACTTTCGAACTGATCTCAGCCCGCGCCTTCGATTTCGTGCTGCGTCACGGCGAAAGCGTTCGGCCGCCTTTGCAGGATGGCCATGCCTGGTACGTGCTTTTGGAACTCACTTCGCCGAATGCGCATGGCTTGAGCGAGTCGATGCTTGCCCTGCTCGAGGCCGCGAGCGCGCAAGGCACGATCGAAAATGCCGCGGTGGCCGCCACGCTCGACCAGCGCCAGGATTTCTGGCGCCTGCGCGAACTGATCCCCGACGTGCAGAAGCGCGAAGGCGGTTCGATCAAACATGACGTATCGCTGCCGATCTCAGCGGTTCCCACCTTCTTGAAAGAGGTCGACAGCGCCGTGACGGCGGCCATGCCCGGCGCGCGGCTCGTGCCCTTCGGCCATCTCGGCGACGGCAATATTCATTGCAATGTCTCGCAGCCGGAAGGCGCCGACAAAGCGGCTTTTCTGGCGCGATGGGCCGAGATCAATGCCATCGTCCATGCGGTCGTAACGGCGCATCGCGGCTCGATTTCGGCCGAGCATGGCATCGGCCAATTGAAGCGCGATCTTCTGCCTTCGGTGAAGGACCCGGTCGCCTTGGATCTGATGCGGGTCTTGAAAAAGACGCTCGACCCGAAAGGGATTCTCAACCCCGGCAAGGTGCTTTAA